One Methylocaldum marinum DNA window includes the following coding sequences:
- a CDS encoding metal ABC transporter substrate-binding protein produces MSIQHWWRRVALGLLFFVAAAGSDLAGAAGSPALKIIAVNYPLAYFAERLAGARARVVLPVPAGADPAFWRPDARTVGTMQKADLILLNGAGYEKWLSQVSLPRLKLANTSLGFQDTYLRIENAVVHSHGPGGLHSHEGLAFTTWLDFEQAGKQAQAVADAIVRKHPEWKSIVLENLETLRGELAELDAELKQTVAADPRRPFLASHPIYQYLARRYGLNLKSVHWEPEEMPPAAEWQGLQSMLKDHPARRMIWEAQPAPEIAAKLKDMEIESVVFAPCANRPEDGDFLEVMKRNVDALKAAFRQEKRANSVISKNPNP; encoded by the coding sequence GTGTCAATTCAGCATTGGTGGCGCCGGGTCGCGCTGGGCTTGCTATTTTTCGTCGCCGCGGCGGGGAGCGATTTGGCCGGCGCCGCCGGCTCGCCGGCACTCAAAATCATTGCGGTCAACTATCCGCTGGCTTATTTCGCGGAGCGATTGGCGGGAGCTAGGGCCCGTGTCGTTCTTCCGGTTCCCGCCGGTGCAGACCCGGCATTCTGGCGACCGGACGCCAGGACAGTGGGCACTATGCAAAAGGCCGATCTGATCCTCCTCAACGGTGCCGGTTACGAAAAATGGTTATCGCAGGTGAGCCTTCCGCGTCTCAAACTGGCGAATACGTCTCTGGGTTTTCAGGACACCTATCTGCGCATCGAGAACGCTGTCGTCCACAGCCACGGGCCCGGGGGGCTGCACTCGCACGAGGGACTCGCCTTTACCACCTGGCTGGACTTCGAACAGGCCGGAAAGCAGGCGCAGGCCGTAGCCGATGCGATTGTCCGAAAGCATCCGGAATGGAAAAGCATAGTGCTTGAAAACCTGGAGACGCTGCGGGGCGAACTCGCCGAGCTGGATGCCGAACTGAAACAGACGGTTGCCGCCGACCCTCGCCGGCCGTTCCTGGCCTCCCACCCGATTTATCAATATCTGGCCCGGCGCTATGGATTGAATCTGAAAAGCGTACACTGGGAGCCCGAGGAAATGCCGCCGGCCGCAGAGTGGCAAGGCTTGCAGAGCATGCTGAAGGACCACCCGGCACGCCGGATGATCTGGGAGGCTCAGCCCGCCCCCGAGATCGCCGCGAAATTGAAGGACATGGAAATCGAAAGCGTGGTTTTCGCTCCCTGCGCCAATCGGCCCGAGGACGGCGATTTTCTGGAAGTCATGAAACGAAACGTGGATGCTTTGAAAGCCGCTTTCCGGCAAGAAAAACGAGCGAACAGCGTGATTTCGAAAAACCCGAATCCATGA
- a CDS encoding ABC transporter permease family protein, with product MQHDFYLAWRYLRHNKARSLILIVCLGVIIALPLALHRVLDEAERRMSARAEATPLLVGARGSAADLVLNALYFTESPAFIGMGEVDRIAATGWADPLPVYARFRVRGLPLVGVTMDYFEFRDLALAEGDLPALLGDCVLGAEAGRRLRLAPGDTLPTTPENVFDLAGVHPLKLNVTGILAKTHTPDDQAVFVDLQTAWVIEGLGHGHETNPRAGRADSPFAPASGDGVAYTEITPDNLASFHFHGDPAGFPISAVIAVPRDARASALLRGRYLDDDARTQIVRPSEVTRSLLQNIFRIGALFDAILLPLGIAALLMTVLVFALSLRLRQREIETIHLIGCSPMTVIRLVAAEIVLIACSAGALGWVLLQAVGVGAAEFVRHFVIA from the coding sequence ATGCAGCACGATTTCTATCTCGCCTGGCGTTATCTCCGCCACAACAAGGCCCGCAGCCTGATACTGATCGTTTGCCTGGGCGTCATCATCGCGCTGCCCCTGGCCTTGCACCGGGTCCTGGACGAAGCCGAGCGCCGGATGTCGGCGCGCGCGGAAGCCACGCCGCTGCTGGTGGGGGCGCGGGGCAGCGCGGCCGATCTGGTACTGAACGCCCTCTATTTCACCGAATCGCCGGCCTTTATCGGCATGGGCGAAGTCGACCGCATTGCCGCCACCGGCTGGGCCGATCCTCTGCCCGTTTACGCCCGGTTCAGGGTCCGCGGACTTCCGCTGGTAGGCGTCACGATGGATTATTTCGAGTTTCGCGATCTGGCCCTGGCGGAAGGTGATCTGCCGGCTCTGCTGGGCGATTGCGTACTGGGTGCCGAAGCCGGGCGACGCCTGAGACTCGCACCGGGGGACACGCTCCCGACGACGCCCGAAAACGTCTTCGATCTGGCCGGTGTCCACCCGCTCAAGCTGAACGTGACCGGAATCCTGGCGAAAACGCATACGCCGGATGACCAGGCGGTGTTCGTGGACCTTCAGACCGCCTGGGTGATCGAAGGCTTGGGGCACGGCCACGAGACCAATCCGAGGGCGGGCAGGGCGGATTCGCCGTTCGCGCCGGCCTCCGGGGACGGCGTCGCTTATACCGAAATCACCCCGGACAACCTGGCATCCTTCCATTTTCACGGCGATCCGGCTGGCTTTCCCATCAGCGCGGTGATCGCCGTGCCGCGCGATGCCCGTGCGTCCGCCTTGTTGCGCGGACGTTACCTGGACGACGACGCTAGGACCCAGATCGTCCGCCCGTCCGAAGTGACCCGCAGCTTGCTGCAAAACATTTTCCGCATCGGCGCGCTGTTCGACGCGATTCTGCTGCCCCTGGGCATCGCCGCGCTGTTGATGACGGTTCTGGTTTTCGCCCTGTCTCTCCGGCTGCGGCAGCGGGAGATCGAAACCATACACCTGATCGGCTGTTCGCCGATGACCGTGATTCGCCTGGTAGCTGCTGAAATCGTGCTCATCGCGTGCAGCGCCGGAGCGTTGGGCTGGGTACTGTTGCAGGCGGTCGGAGTCGGCGCCGCCGAATTCGTTCGCCATTTCGTCATTGCCTAA